Proteins from one Hemiscyllium ocellatum isolate sHemOce1 chromosome 6, sHemOce1.pat.X.cur, whole genome shotgun sequence genomic window:
- the cfap300 gene encoding cilia- and flagella-associated protein 300, whose protein sequence is MAAERAVKPAFTFRYLSNKKINFLEDSKTRDLFMKWSMLGRMSVQVFSFDQRFQSYEKDSFVQAFFQDSNVKANLKVLSPLSSEWTTLGKEVKEIQVEEVPCNQLSMLFFDCLYTEGIVRETGHITKCLDEFYEDFVISDQLRQVLLLEESDKYQIFSDKEREEFVFRIFKHLCLGGVLCQYEDTIDPYLETCKTMYKELVSVQKDPDTKDIRIISTVFKVTANDEYGICYPSTNKHEQTFAYLIVDPLKCHVHVLYHCFGGGLFCN, encoded by the exons ATGGCTGCAGAAAGGGCTGTGAAACCAGCTTTTACTTTCAGATATCTGAGTAACAAGAAGATCAACTTCCTGGAAGACAGTAAAACCAGAGACCTCTTTATGAAATG GTCAATGCTTGGAAGGATGAGTGTGCAGGTTTTCAGTTTTGACCAACGCTTCCAGTCTTATGAAAAGGACAGTTTTGTCCAG GCATTTTTCCAGGATTCAAACGTTAAGGCGAATCTAAAGGTACTCTCACCCTTATCTTCTGAATGGACAACTCTAG GGAAAGAAGTTAAGGAGATACAGGTTGAAGAGGTTCCGTGTAATCAACTTTCAATGTTATTCTTTGACTGTTTGTATACGGAAGGGATTGTGCGAGAAACAGGCCATATTACAAAGTGTCTGGATGAGTTTTATGAGGATTTTGTTATCTCTGACCAACTTCGACAG GTGTTACTTTTGGAAGAATCAGATAAATATCAAATATTCAGTGATAAAGAACGTGAGGAATTTGTCTTTCGTATCTTCAAACATCTCTGTCTGGGTGGAGTCCTCTGCCAATATGAAGATACAATTGATCCCTATCTGGAAACCTGCAAGACAATGTACAAGGAGTTGGTCAG TGTACAGAAGGATCCTGACACAAAAGACATACGCATCATCTCCACAGTGTTCAAAGTTACAGCCAAT GATGAATATGGCATTTGTTACCCTTCCACTAACAAGCATGAACAGACCTTTGCCTATCTAATTGTGGATCCTCTAAAATGTCACGTCCATGTGTTATACCATTGCTTTGGAGGAGGATTATTTTGCAATTAA